From the Chitinivorax sp. PXF-14 genome, one window contains:
- the metG gene encoding methionine--tRNA ligase codes for MTAIRKILVTSALPYANGSIHLGHLVGYVQTDIWVRFQKMRGHDCHYVCGDDTHGTPIMINAEKMGMAPEAFVARMYGEHVSDFAGFHVGFDNYYHTNSPENREIAYGIYRALKDQGKIATKTISQLYDPVKQMFLPDRFVKGECPKCGAKDQYGDNCEVCGATYSPTELKNPYSAVSGATPELRESEHYFFKLTDCQDFLRGWTTEAGRLQPEASNKMQEWLDAGLQDWDISRDAPYFGFEIPDAPGKYFYVWLDAPIGYMASSKHYFDRQGRDWREFWGKGSEAELYHFIGKDILYFHALFWPAVLEYSGHRTPSAINVNGFLTVDGQKMSKSRGTFITARSYLDVGLNPEWLRYYYAAKLNSKIEDADLALDDFVNRVNSDLVGKFVNIASRAAGFINKRFGGKLAATLPESELLSSLKVAATEIAELYEAREFSRALREVMALADMANQYVDENKPWELARLEGGEARLHEVCTVCINLFRLLTVYLKPVLPKLATDVEAFLNIAPLGWSDTQTLLLDHQIMPYQHLMTRIDPKQVEQLIEANKASLQATPSAAPEAAPAQAYEPVGETISIDDFGKIDLRVALIADAKAVEGADKLVQLTLDIGSETRNVFAGIKSAYQPEDLKGRLTVMVANLAPRKMKFGISEGMVLAGSFEDKGSGLYILSPDSGAKPGMRIR; via the coding sequence ATGACCGCAATTCGCAAGATTCTGGTGACCTCCGCGCTGCCCTATGCCAACGGCAGCATCCATCTCGGCCATCTGGTCGGCTATGTTCAAACCGATATCTGGGTGCGCTTCCAGAAGATGCGTGGCCACGACTGCCACTACGTCTGCGGCGACGACACGCACGGCACGCCGATCATGATCAATGCCGAGAAGATGGGCATGGCGCCCGAAGCCTTCGTCGCCAGGATGTACGGGGAGCACGTCAGCGATTTTGCGGGCTTCCACGTCGGCTTCGACAACTACTACCACACCAATTCGCCCGAGAACCGCGAGATCGCCTACGGCATCTACCGCGCGCTGAAGGACCAGGGCAAGATCGCCACCAAGACCATCAGCCAGCTCTACGACCCGGTCAAGCAGATGTTCCTTCCCGACCGCTTCGTCAAGGGCGAGTGCCCGAAGTGCGGCGCCAAGGACCAGTACGGCGACAACTGTGAAGTGTGCGGCGCCACCTACAGCCCGACCGAGCTGAAGAACCCGTACTCGGCCGTGTCCGGCGCCACGCCGGAGCTGCGCGAATCCGAGCACTACTTCTTCAAGCTCACCGACTGCCAGGACTTCCTGCGCGGCTGGACCACCGAAGCCGGCAGGCTGCAGCCCGAGGCCAGCAACAAGATGCAGGAATGGCTCGACGCCGGCCTGCAGGACTGGGACATCTCACGCGACGCGCCCTATTTCGGCTTCGAGATCCCCGATGCGCCGGGCAAGTACTTCTATGTCTGGCTCGATGCGCCGATCGGCTACATGGCCAGCAGCAAGCACTACTTCGACCGCCAGGGCCGCGACTGGCGCGAGTTCTGGGGCAAGGGCTCGGAGGCTGAGCTGTACCACTTCATCGGCAAGGACATCCTCTACTTCCACGCACTGTTCTGGCCTGCCGTGCTCGAATACTCGGGTCACCGCACGCCGAGCGCGATCAACGTCAACGGCTTTTTGACCGTGGACGGCCAGAAGATGTCGAAGTCGCGCGGCACCTTCATCACCGCACGCAGCTACCTCGACGTCGGCCTGAACCCGGAATGGCTGCGCTATTACTACGCCGCCAAGTTGAACAGCAAGATCGAGGATGCCGACCTGGCGCTCGACGACTTCGTCAACCGCGTCAATTCGGACCTGGTCGGCAAGTTCGTCAACATCGCCAGCCGCGCCGCCGGCTTCATCAACAAGCGCTTCGGCGGCAAGCTCGCGGCCACGCTGCCCGAATCCGAGCTGCTGAGCTCGCTCAAGGTCGCCGCCACCGAGATCGCCGAGCTGTACGAAGCGCGCGAATTCAGCCGTGCGCTGCGCGAAGTGATGGCGCTCGCCGACATGGCCAACCAGTATGTCGACGAGAACAAGCCCTGGGAGCTCGCCCGCCTGGAAGGCGGCGAGGCGCGCCTGCACGAGGTCTGCACCGTGTGCATCAACCTGTTCCGCCTGCTCACGGTCTACCTGAAGCCGGTGCTGCCCAAGCTCGCCACCGATGTCGAGGCCTTCCTCAACATCGCGCCGCTGGGCTGGAGCGACACGCAGACGCTGCTGCTCGATCACCAGATCATGCCTTACCAGCACCTGATGACACGCATCGACCCGAAACAGGTCGAGCAATTGATCGAGGCCAACAAGGCCAGCCTGCAGGCCACGCCCAGCGCGGCTCCAGAAGCCGCGCCAGCACAGGCCTACGAGCCGGTCGGCGAGACCATCTCAATCGACGATTTCGGCAAGATCGACCTGCGCGTGGCGCTGATCGCCGATGCCAAGGCCGTCGAGGGCGCCGACAAGCTGGTGCAGCTCACGCTCGATATCGGCTCGGAAACGCGCAATGTGTTCGCCGGTATCAAATCCGCCTACCAGCCGGAAGACCTCAAGGGCCGGCTGACGGTGATGGTGGCCAACCTCGCGCCGCGCAAGATGAAGTTCGGCATCTCGGAGGGCATGGTGCTGGCCGGCAGCTTCGAGGACAAGGGCTCGGGCCTCTACATCCTGAGCCCGGACAGCGGCGCCAAGCCCGGCATGCGCATCCGCTGA
- a CDS encoding ATP-dependent Clp protease proteolytic subunit produces MTTTRLGNEALAQDDDDAQEQELVIPYRRYEGQVVIRQISYYLSGEIVPAIHYSEMLYTLRTATENDLIYLHLNTPGGDFDAGLQIINNMRLSKAKVVTVLEAKAYSMGALIFLAGDEIAVHDNCQLMFHNYSGSFIGKGNEQHAQVMAVGKWFEKVMHRICEPFLSGSEIAAILKGEDIWMDSDEIRKRLQRMLPPALKRERRKADVDAAEAPDKK; encoded by the coding sequence ATGACGACGACGAGACTGGGTAACGAGGCCCTGGCGCAGGACGACGATGATGCGCAGGAGCAGGAGCTGGTGATTCCCTACCGGCGTTATGAAGGGCAGGTGGTCATCCGGCAGATCAGCTACTACCTGTCGGGCGAGATCGTGCCGGCGATACATTACAGCGAGATGCTGTACACGCTGCGCACCGCCACCGAGAACGACCTGATCTACCTGCACCTGAACACCCCCGGCGGCGACTTCGACGCGGGCCTGCAGATCATCAACAATATGCGGCTATCCAAGGCCAAGGTGGTGACGGTGCTCGAAGCCAAGGCCTATTCGATGGGCGCGCTGATCTTCCTGGCCGGCGACGAGATCGCGGTACACGACAACTGCCAGCTGATGTTCCACAACTATTCGGGCAGCTTCATCGGCAAGGGCAACGAGCAGCACGCGCAGGTGATGGCCGTCGGCAAGTGGTTCGAGAAGGTCATGCACCGCATCTGCGAGCCTTTCCTGTCGGGCAGCGAGATCGCTGCGATCCTCAAGGGCGAGGATATCTGGATGGACTCGGACGAGATCCGCAAGCGCCTGCAGCGCATGCTGCCGCCGGCGCTCAAGCGCGAACGCCGCAAGGCCGATGTCGACGCGGCGGAAGCGCCCGACAAGAAGTAA